A window from Cryptomeria japonica chromosome 1, Sugi_1.0, whole genome shotgun sequence encodes these proteins:
- the LOC131033499 gene encoding F-box/FBD/LRR-repeat protein At1g13570: protein MPAQDAFYTLPDSLLSFILSKIPIKDAVKSSILSRRWRFLYTQMPELTFSPNLVLGLSCSSLDQLLISSVENIISNILLLHSGNLEAFHLHSTWLDHTQQRHFSRQNVCKWVRYASWCNVQHLTLFDHNLTFAAELHSALKEIPPAALFSCSCLVTLHLGRYDLTSFPINFVGFPHLITCHLRNVQLTDESLVSLISRCPLLQKLEIIGYAGLGNVKIFSSTIEHLSIENVKSLSVNCPKLKILKGYMIEDSSVNGVRFYELSYAVCYLEMHCGGTLRMLNMDFSLGYSPGVVSASRFLHIMGNFRTLKGLAIYLGRPFERGAEMDVPLLNLLHMLPNLQWLRIGGSFVQELARDPIPVCLTSPHVDLKRIQVEVLEFDDKEIAIISCLLQSMPFLERMEIQLPDEYDEVQCMYFFKDILYLRRASLLARITIRDGLHEM, encoded by the exons ATGCCTGCCCAAGATGCATTTTACACACTTCCTGATTCTCTCCTTTCTTTCATACTATCAAAAATCCCAATAAAAGACGCTGTCAAATCTTCTATTCTTTCCAGGAGGTGGAGGTTTCTCTACACCCAGATGCCTGAACTCACTTTTTCTccaaatcttgttttagggctttCTTGCAGTTCCCTCGATCAGCTCCTCATTTCAAGCGTTGAGAACATTATTTCCAACATCTTGCTTCTTCACTCAGGCAATCTGGAGGCCTTTCACCTCCACAGCACCTGGTTAGATCATACCCAACAGCGGCACTTCTCTCGTCAAAATGTGTGTAAATGGGTAAGGTATGCTTCTTGGTGTAATGTCCAACACCTCACTCTATTTGATCACAACTTGACTTTTGCAGCTGAGCTACACAGTGCATTAAAAGAAATCCCACCCGCTGCTCTCTTTTCATGTTCATGTTTGGTAACCCTGCATCTGGGCAGGTACGATCTCACCAGTTTTCCAATCAATTTCGTTGGATTCCCCCACCTCATTACTTGTCATCTCCGAAATGTTCAATTGACAGATGAATCTTTAGTCTCCTTGATTTCACGCTGTCCCCTTCTGCAAAAACTTGAAATAATAGGATATGCTGGACTAGGTAATGTCAAAATCTTTTCATCTACCATTGAACATTTGAGTATAGAAAACGTAAAGTCTCTATCTGTGAATTGCCCCAAACTCAAAATTCTGAAAGGGTACATGATTGAGGATTCGAGTGTGAATGGTGTAAGGTTTTATGAGCTTTCGTATGCCGTCTGTTATCTTGAAATGCATTGTGGGGGTACTCTGAGGATGTTGAACATGGATTTCTCACTAGGATACAGTCCAGGAGTTGTTTCAGCAAGTAGATTTCTTCACATCATGGGCAACTTCCGGACCTTGAAGGGACTTGCCATATACCTGGGCCGTCCCTTTGAAAGGGGAGCAGAGATGGATGTTCCTCTACTGAACCTGCTTCACATGCTTCCAAATCTTCAGTGGTTACGGATAGGGGGCTCCTTTGTACAG GAGTTAGCAAGGGATCCTATACCTGTTTGTCTCACCTCTCCACATGTTGACCTTAAGAGAATACAAGTAGAAGTACTTGAGTTTGACGACAAAGAGATCGCAATAATAAGTTGCTTGCTCCAGAGTATGCCTTTTCTTGAAAGAATGGAAATTCAGCTACCTGATGAATATGATGAAGTTCAATGTATGTACTTCTTTAAAGATATTTTGTACCTGAGGAGAGCATCCTTACTAGCAAGGATAACTATAAGGGATGGTTTGCATGAAATGTAG